The Thermosipho japonicus region GACAGATATTCAAGGAGCAATAGGAATTCATCAAATGAAAAAACTAGATTTAATATTAAACAGAAAAAAAGAAATAGCAAAAATATATCTTGAAGAACTAAAAGATCTTAAAGGGTTTGTTTTACCATTTGTTCCAAAAAATTACGAACATGGCTGGCAATCATTTGTATGTAGAATTGATAATGACGTATTAAACATAAGTATCGAAAAAGCCAGCGAAAAAAGAAATAAATTAATGAGCGAATTAGAAGATTTAGGTATTGCAACACGGCAAGGCACTCATGCGTCACACACATTAGGTTACTATAAAAATAAATACAAATTAAATGATTATGACTGTATTAACTCTTATAAAGCCGATAAATTAACTATATCTCTACCAATGTATTTTGAAATGACAGAATATGAATTAAGTTATGTAATAACTAATTTAAAAAAAGTGTGGAAAAAAATATTTAGTTTTTAATTTTTTTAATCACGTGAAACTCTTCTGAATTTTTCAGTTTATGAACTAGAAAAAATTCGAGGGATGAGGTGAAAAATGAAAAAAATATTATTTATTGGCAGTAAAGAGATTGGAGAAAAAACACTTAAATTAATAGCTAATAAATTACCAGAAAGCCTTTGTGGAATAGTAACAATTAATGATGAAATTGATATGAGAAGTAGAAAAAACAACATAATAAAAATCGGACAAAATTTAAAAATTCCCGTATTTATAGGAGATAATCATGAAATAGAAAAAATAATAAATTTAAAAAAACCTGATTTAGCTTTAGTAGTCGGATGGTATAAAATAATCCCAGAACATATATTAAAAATGGTCCCAATGGGATTTTTTGGTTTACATCACTCCCTTTTACCAAAATATAGAGGTGGCTCTCCATTAGTTTGGGCAGTTATTAATGATGAAAAAGTCGTAGGAACAACACTATTTAAACTAGCAAATGGTATTGATAATGGGCTAATATTTGATCAAAAAAAGATAGAAATAAATGAAAAAGACTATATATCAGATATTATAGAAAAAATTAGCGCTCTTGATCTTGAAATAATAGAAAAATTTATTTTTTCAATAAAAAACAACTTAGATTTAAATCTTAAACTTCAAAAAGAGGAAGATGCTACATATTGTTTACAAAGAAAACCCGAAGACGGAAAAATTAATTGGAACTGGCCAATCAAGAAATGCTATAATTTTATTAGAGCACAATCAAAACCCTATCCTGGTGCATTTACTTATTTCGAAAATTCCAAAATT contains the following coding sequences:
- a CDS encoding methionyl-tRNA formyltransferase, which encodes MKKILFIGSKEIGEKTLKLIANKLPESLCGIVTINDEIDMRSRKNNIIKIGQNLKIPVFIGDNHEIEKIINLKKPDLALVVGWYKIIPEHILKMVPMGFFGLHHSLLPKYRGGSPLVWAVINDEKVVGTTLFKLANGIDNGLIFDQKKIEINEKDYISDIIEKISALDLEIIEKFIFSIKNNLDLNLKLQKEEDATYCLQRKPEDGKINWNWPIKKCYNFIRAQSKPYPGAFTYFENSKIIIWKASMTNTIFYGKPGTIVNFNGKLGVITGDQKLMLLENIENLGNDKIKPFKNFY